The Maridesulfovibrio ferrireducens DNA segment AAGAAAAAGCAACTACGGAACACCTAGTAGAATTCAAAGGAAAGCCGGTTAAGAGCATCCATAAAGGATTCAGAAATGCTTGCAGAAGAGCGGGAATCTCAGATGAAATAATCTCCTACGACATTCGTCATCTGTTCTGCACGTCGATGCTTTCTCAGCGGGCATCACCTAACGCAGTTGCACGTCTTATGGGACACGCTAGTACAAAAATGACCTTGGACCGGTATGGACATGTAATGGCTGGAGATGAAGAACGTGCTGTAGAATTGCTGCCGAGGGTGGGATAACTGCTTACTGAAATAGATTGATTGAGAAAAGGGACGTCAGAGATGGCGTCCCTTTTTAAGTGGCTTAAAGGACAGCTAAATTTTTGTTTTAAACACAATTTCAAGAATATCATAACCATGAATATTTTCAATAACATTTAAAGCAGCTAAAGCATTCTCATGCACAAATTTATGCTTTGTCATTAGCTCGATTTCTTCTTCTGTAAAAGGTGCAGGTATTCGTGCTCTATTTGTTTGACGAGAAAGATTTTGGGCACAGACAAAACCCACACAAAAAATCATTTTTTCATAACGAGCATATTCATCAATTTCTGAGCACCATTTAGATTGCAGGTGATCAACAACCCAATCATTAAAAATATTCACTTTATCAATATATTCTTGAAATATGGTTTTTACATCCATTTCTTCACAACGATTGATAAAAGTTCGGGCCCTAGCATTCCACTTTTTAAATTGCAACAATCTATCTTTCTTTAAAAGAAAATTACGTATATTTGGGCCGCCTTCGAGACCATACTTATACTGCCAATCTGCAAGCAAAAAACATCTATGAACAGAATAGTTACGCAAACTAAAAACAAAATCAGAAACATGTGAGCCATCTAAAACTTCAAGCAAACTCGCATTGAACTCATCTTTATCTGCATATTTATCTTTTATAACATTTTGAAGATCTCTAAGTGCAGATGCTGAACTTGCAGTCGAAAAAACCGCCTTGCTAACATTGAATCTAATTTTTTCAAAATCAGTACCGACATCATTCCAGGTTGGAGTATATTCTGTTTGCTCAAATTTACCGATCTCAATCATGAGATCATCCACACAACTTTTTAATAATGCGTGAGTCCTTTTGAGATCATATATAGCTTCTAATACCTTGAAACCTTGCAAGTCTCTAATTACAGATTTTGTAGAGGAATAGGAAGCCAGAAAACTATTTGAAATACTTTTCAAGCACCAAGGTTGGTCGCCCAAATTTTGTAAAATTTTATTTTTCATTGCATAGTCAGCCCAAAAATTAATTTTAATTTAACCGGATACCCTACTCACTATAGGCATAGTACCGAATAGGCTAAATAGCTATATATAAAGGCCAGCCCCATTGTCGACGCTCCCCCCCAACTCACCACAGCAAATGTTGGGCTCTGAAAGTAGCGCCACTATCTCCGTCAAGCAAGCACAGACCTTCCAGATATCAAAGTCAATCTGCCAGCAATATAATAACGTGACCGTAGCTTTTCCAATCACCTTGTTCAAGCACATGATAAAATTTGCCGTTACAATAAAAGAGTCAAGTGAAGAGGGAGTCTCCTCCTTGAAGGTATGTCGATTCATTCAGACAATAAAAATTAAAACCCCTTTTTTGGGCCACATTGCCCACATTCCCATATTTCATATAGAGGGAGGGGTTATAAATTTCCCCCTATTCTTATTGCTACTTCTACAACTTCTTTTCTTTACTCTTCATATACTAAAAATATCTATTCATAGAACGGCGAAAACAACAATAATGATGAATGAAAACGCTGCATGTCTGCACGTCCATGCTTCCCCAGCGGGCGGCTCCGAACGCAATTTCCAGCCTCATGAGACCTGCGAGTAAAAAATGACCTTGGACCAGTACGGGCATGTTATGCCCGTTGACGAAGGGCGTGCTGTTGAGTTGCTGCCGGAACTGGGGTAGCTGGTTAGGTTGAAACAGATTGATTGAGGGTGAGTCCAGTCCTGTTGTGAGGCTGGCAGTAAGAAAAATAATATAATCGGATAAAACACGTACAGGACAAAAACAGATGAATATTCTAAAAATATGGAAATGGCATCACCGCGATATTGGTTTTCTTTATATATTCTTAATTTGTTTTTTTGCAGGACTATACTACATTAATAACTCTACCTTTAATCAAGAAATGAGTGTTCTTAATGCGTTTTACATGAGTGCTATAACAATCACTACATTAGGATATGGGGACATAAAACCTACATGTACCTTGTCCAAAATTTTAACTTCAACGGAATCCTTGCTTGGAGTTATCCTAATCGGCTTTTTCCTAAATTCTCTTTCTGCATGGCAAGCCCAAAAAGTTCAAAAAAACGAAAAAGAACTCCAAGACCAGCAATACAATAAGAAAGTACAGGCAAAATTAAATGGCTACTATATCCAATTGGCAAAATTATGGAACATGCACAAAAAAAATATATTGAAATTAAGCAACAAAGACTTGACCAAGGCATACACATACAATGAAGAATTTCAATATTCGGATATGGAAAACATGTTCTGTAAAGACATAGACCCTCTATTATATTCTGACGCTCCTATTGTTTACAACTACTATATGTCAAGAGATCGTTTATTAAGAAAGATGGAAGAACTTTGTGTAGGTGTAGACATGACCCTCTATGCTAAAACGAAAGAAACTTGTGGAAAAATTATTGACACATATAACCTTGATTCTAAAGAATTTATCTTATCTCGTTCAGAAAAAGAGGCGTTAGAGATAGAAAAGATACTAGCAGAAGACTCTAAATCGTATGGTATAAAGGGATTAGACCAAATCAGAGAACACTTAGCAATAAACAATTTACAAAATGAAATTAAACAGCAACACCAGTTATTCGAGGAATTGTTAGAAAATATAAAATTATCTTTGTAGTAATACAATACCCACTATCGAGTGCCGCCCCCAGCTCACCACAGCAAATGTTGACGCCCGGTTGACCGATAGGTTCACCAAACGAAAAAAAGACCATTCAGTATTTACTACTAAACGGTCCTTTTTATTGGAAATTTTAATGGT contains these protein-coding regions:
- a CDS encoding tyrosine-type recombinase/integrase, which encodes ICQRTRAKLISSGLLLKDGAYVTLTNKCVRVFATKTKTWRSIPVRPEFLEHLREMKEKATTEHLVEFKGKPVKSIHKGFRNACRRAGISDEIISYDIRHLFCTSMLSQRASPNAVARLMGHASTKMTLDRYGHVMAGDEERAVELLPRVG
- a CDS encoding potassium channel family protein, translating into MNILKIWKWHHRDIGFLYIFLICFFAGLYYINNSTFNQEMSVLNAFYMSAITITTLGYGDIKPTCTLSKILTSTESLLGVILIGFFLNSLSAWQAQKVQKNEKELQDQQYNKKVQAKLNGYYIQLAKLWNMHKKNILKLSNKDLTKAYTYNEEFQYSDMENMFCKDIDPLLYSDAPIVYNYYMSRDRLLRKMEELCVGVDMTLYAKTKETCGKIIDTYNLDSKEFILSRSEKEALEIEKILAEDSKSYGIKGLDQIREHLAINNLQNEIKQQHQLFEELLENIKLSL